The Nitrospira sp. KM1 genome includes a window with the following:
- the nuoF gene encoding NADH-quinone oxidoreductase subunit NuoF → MPKHELILLKNMSAQGYSGSLADYERTGGYQALRKVLGKISPADVTTTVMKSGLRGRGGAGFPTGVKWGFLPKDHKGPRYLCCNADESEPGTFKDRQLMERDPHQLLEGIVLAGYAIGAETAYIYIRGEMVLGSRILERAIGEARDKGYIGKNILGTGVNVDVWVHRGAGAYICGEETALLESLEGKRGLPRVKPPFPATHGLYNKPTVVNNVETLANLPHILSKGFEWFAAIGSPPKSTGTRVFCVSGHIKRPGNYEVPMGVTFRELIDEHAGGMRENKPIKAFIPGGASAPFLTPDHLDVKMDFESVAAAGSMLGSGGVTVMEEGTSMVWAALRLMEFFYHESCGKCSPCREGSSWLVQTMRRIVAKQGRAEDLETLSDLCKNIAGRTVCAFGDAEVAPIMSTLKHWRPEYVTLIHEAEAANLIRPIPAGARH, encoded by the coding sequence ATGCCGAAACACGAACTTATCCTATTGAAGAATATGTCCGCGCAGGGGTACAGCGGTTCGCTGGCGGACTACGAAAGGACTGGAGGATATCAAGCGCTGAGAAAGGTGTTGGGGAAAATTTCCCCGGCTGACGTGACGACCACGGTCATGAAATCAGGACTCCGGGGGCGCGGAGGAGCCGGATTTCCCACCGGAGTGAAATGGGGCTTCCTTCCGAAGGACCACAAAGGACCCCGCTACCTCTGCTGCAACGCGGACGAGAGCGAACCCGGCACCTTCAAGGACCGGCAATTGATGGAGCGGGATCCTCATCAATTGTTGGAGGGTATCGTCTTGGCAGGATACGCCATTGGAGCCGAAACCGCCTACATCTATATACGCGGTGAAATGGTTCTCGGGTCGCGCATCCTCGAGCGGGCCATCGGAGAGGCCAGGGACAAAGGGTACATCGGGAAGAATATTCTGGGGACCGGAGTCAACGTGGATGTCTGGGTCCACCGGGGTGCCGGCGCCTACATCTGCGGGGAAGAAACAGCGCTCCTCGAATCATTGGAAGGCAAGCGCGGTCTACCCCGCGTCAAGCCACCGTTCCCCGCCACCCATGGTCTCTATAACAAGCCCACGGTAGTGAACAATGTCGAGACCCTCGCCAATCTTCCGCACATCCTGTCAAAAGGCTTCGAGTGGTTCGCGGCCATCGGATCGCCGCCCAAGAGCACGGGCACGCGGGTATTCTGCGTCAGCGGTCACATCAAGCGTCCAGGAAATTACGAAGTGCCCATGGGCGTGACGTTCCGCGAGCTGATTGATGAGCATGCCGGCGGCATGCGGGAGAATAAGCCGATCAAGGCATTTATTCCGGGCGGGGCCTCCGCGCCGTTTCTGACTCCCGATCATCTCGACGTCAAAATGGATTTTGAATCGGTGGCGGCGGCCGGCTCGATGTTGGGGTCCGGCGGCGTCACCGTGATGGAGGAAGGGACCAGCATGGTCTGGGCTGCCCTGCGCCTGATGGAGTTTTTCTATCATGAGTCATGCGGCAAGTGCAGTCCGTGCCGGGAAGGCAGTTCCTGGCTCGTGCAGACCATGCGGCGCATTGTCGCCAAGCAGGGGCGCGCCGAAGATCTTGAAACCCTGTCCGACCTTTGCAAAAACATCGCCGGCCGCACGGTGTGCGCCTTCGGGGATGCGGAAGTCGCGCCGATCATGAGCACCTTGAAACACTGGCGGCCTGAATATGTCACGCTGATCCATGAAGCGGAAGCGGCCAATCTCATTCGGCCGATTCCGGCAGGAGCCCGGCACTGA
- the nuoI gene encoding NADH-quinone oxidoreductase subunit NuoI: MRSLTAWFKTIIFYEILVGMKATMSHLLHYKPITVQYPHEKRTLPDNYRGMLALLRYDDGTEKCVGCDLCEAACPSRVIRVVSAEVPGEPTKRYSKEYYMDMTRCLFCGMCVDACPVDALGMTREFEWAVYDKRQLQLNKQQLLAIGDRSFPVREKRLELQHPNVAFFNVSFGNIPQKPS; encoded by the coding sequence ATGCGTTCGCTGACAGCGTGGTTCAAAACGATCATCTTCTACGAAATCCTTGTGGGGATGAAGGCCACCATGTCGCATCTCCTGCATTACAAGCCGATCACCGTCCAGTACCCTCACGAAAAGCGGACCTTGCCGGACAACTACCGGGGGATGCTGGCGCTGCTCCGGTACGATGACGGCACGGAAAAATGCGTCGGGTGCGATCTGTGCGAGGCGGCCTGTCCCTCGCGGGTCATCCGCGTGGTCAGCGCCGAAGTGCCGGGCGAACCGACGAAGCGCTATTCGAAGGAATATTACATGGACATGACCCGTTGTTTGTTTTGCGGCATGTGCGTCGATGCGTGTCCGGTCGATGCCCTGGGAATGACGCGGGAATTCGAATGGGCTGTCTATGACAAACGCCAGTTGCAGCTGAACAAACAGCAACTGCTCGCCATCGGGGACCGTTCGTTTCCCGTGCGAGAAAAGCGATTGGAATTGCAACATCCGAATGTCGCGTTTTTCAACGTGTCGTTCGGGAACATCCCGCAAAAACCTTCGTAA
- the nuoK gene encoding NADH-quinone oxidoreductase subunit NuoK, translated as MTVPLSFYLVLSGVVFLTGVTGVLIRRNIITILLSVELMLNATNINFVAFSEYFHNVAGQVFVFFALTVAAAEVAIGLAIIIALHRAKSSINVDDFQLLKW; from the coding sequence ATGACCGTTCCCCTTTCGTTCTATCTGGTGCTCAGCGGAGTCGTGTTTCTCACCGGCGTCACCGGCGTGTTGATCCGGAGAAACATCATTACGATCTTGTTGTCGGTCGAACTCATGCTGAACGCCACAAATATCAATTTCGTCGCGTTTTCCGAGTATTTCCATAACGTGGCCGGTCAGGTGTTCGTCTTTTTCGCCTTGACGGTAGCCGCCGCCGAGGTGGCGATCGGCTTGGCGATCATCATCGCGCTGCATCGGGCCAAGTCGAGCATCAATGTCGACGACTTTCAGTTGCTGAAATGGTGA
- the nuoH gene encoding NADH-quinone oxidoreductase subunit NuoH has protein sequence MGIVMLTVMILTLAERKVLGWMQDRMGPMEVGPYGVLQPIADGLKLFFKEDIVPAGANKFMFTLAPILAMVPALIGFAVVPFGPNQPFEFMGITVKPFVISDINIGILYILAFTSIGAYGIILGGWASNSKYSLLGGLRSAAQVISYELNVGLAIVGVLLLAGSLSLVKITEAQSGGFWHWYVFALPAPQIFAFVVYVISAVAETNRVPFDLPEAESELVAGFFTEYSGMRFAFFFIAEYANMVLVSCVAAAMFLGGWNAPYPGTILGHLGLEQFAWAENIAWFTVKVYTFLFLFFWLRATLPRLRYDQLMKFGWKVMLPIALGNIVVTAIAAYLFPQ, from the coding sequence ATGGGTATCGTGATGCTCACGGTCATGATCCTGACCCTGGCCGAGCGCAAGGTGCTCGGCTGGATGCAAGACCGGATGGGTCCGATGGAAGTCGGCCCCTACGGCGTGTTGCAACCGATCGCCGATGGTCTGAAGCTGTTTTTCAAGGAAGACATCGTACCGGCCGGAGCCAACAAGTTCATGTTCACGCTGGCGCCGATCCTCGCCATGGTTCCGGCGCTGATCGGCTTTGCCGTCGTGCCGTTCGGGCCGAATCAACCGTTCGAATTCATGGGCATCACGGTCAAGCCGTTCGTGATCAGCGACATCAACATCGGCATTCTGTACATTCTTGCGTTCACCTCGATCGGAGCCTACGGCATCATTCTGGGGGGGTGGGCCTCCAACAGTAAATATTCCCTGCTGGGAGGACTGCGCTCAGCCGCCCAAGTCATCAGTTACGAACTGAACGTGGGCTTGGCCATCGTCGGGGTTCTCTTACTGGCCGGCTCCTTGAGCCTCGTCAAGATTACGGAGGCTCAATCCGGAGGATTCTGGCATTGGTATGTCTTCGCGCTGCCGGCGCCTCAGATTTTCGCGTTCGTCGTCTACGTCATTTCCGCGGTGGCCGAAACGAACCGCGTCCCGTTCGACTTGCCGGAAGCGGAGAGCGAACTGGTGGCGGGATTTTTTACGGAATACAGCGGGATGCGGTTCGCATTTTTCTTCATCGCGGAATACGCCAATATGGTGCTGGTGTCCTGCGTGGCAGCGGCCATGTTTCTCGGGGGATGGAACGCTCCGTATCCCGGGACCATTCTCGGGCACCTCGGCCTCGAACAGTTCGCCTGGGCCGAAAACATCGCGTGGTTCACGGTCAAGGTCTACACATTCCTTTTTTTGTTTTTCTGGCTGCGCGCCACGCTGCCGCGCCTGCGCTATGACCAGCTGATGAAGTTCGGATGGAAAGTCATGTTGCCCATTGCGTTGGGCAATATCGTGGTGACGGCGATCGCGGCATATTTGTTTCCCCAATAG
- a CDS encoding NADH-quinone oxidoreductase subunit J gives MDQVFFFYFALMIAATSVLVVALRNPIYSALSLLIMFFHVAGLYVTLRAEFLAAVQIIVYAGAILVLYLFVVMLLNVKQDERYHRQWPAAALVGSLLALEGIVLTLAKGRTPSPALHASDIAVEQLGNTEALGDVLYSTYLFPFEVASLVLLVAMIGAIVLAKRDLLEPAES, from the coding sequence ATGGATCAGGTCTTTTTCTTCTATTTTGCGTTGATGATCGCGGCGACATCGGTGCTCGTCGTCGCACTCCGCAATCCCATCTACAGCGCGCTCTCCCTGTTGATCATGTTCTTTCACGTCGCCGGGCTATACGTGACCCTTCGCGCCGAATTTCTTGCAGCCGTGCAAATCATCGTCTATGCCGGTGCGATCCTGGTGTTGTATCTCTTTGTCGTCATGCTGCTGAACGTCAAACAGGATGAACGCTATCACCGCCAATGGCCCGCCGCCGCCCTCGTCGGTTCGCTGCTGGCGCTCGAAGGAATCGTCCTGACTCTTGCGAAAGGCCGAACCCCCTCACCAGCGCTCCATGCGTCCGACATCGCGGTGGAACAGCTGGGAAACACGGAAGCCCTTGGTGACGTGCTGTATTCGACTTACCTGTTTCCGTTTGAAGTCGCATCCTTGGTTCTCCTCGTGGCCATGATCGGGGCGATCGTGCTCGCCAAGCGTGATCTCCTGGAGCCTGCCGAATCATGA
- the nuoL gene encoding NADH-quinone oxidoreductase subunit L, translating into MTYELIPLFPLASFLILGLGGQWIKDKAHLVAVPAVALSFVLSLLAFFDVAGGHHTTLRLYTWLTSGTLDIHIGLTVDRLTVVMLLLVTTVSTLVHIYTIGYMAGEPGYARFFSYIALFTFSMLMLVLADNFLQLFVFWEAVGLCSYLLIGHWYERPSACAAATKAFIVNRVGDFGFILGLLLVWTTLGSLDYSDVFARAPEAAGATLNVLSALGGTWDVPVMTMICLLLFTGAVGKSAQVPLHVWLPDAMEGPTPISALIHAATMVTAGVFMVARLAPLYNLSPTAMTVVAVVGGLTMVLGATIALTQTDIKRVVAYSTMSQLGYMMMACGLGAYAAGMYHLLTHGAFKALLFLGCGSVILALHHEQDMRHMGGLKDKLPVTYWTFLVGSLALAGFPLTAGFFSKDDLLVSTWSSGPLGQVLTVFGLLTALMTAFYSFRLVFVTFWGSSRVDPHHAAHVHEQSPTITVPLMILAVLSIVTGYLGIPSFLEPMFSSGGEQAAHHGSGAAGVMAAATLMGVLGIGGAYYAYVVNPSLPDTLARTWQAAYELSFHKWYVDELYSRVIVRPTFRAAGELWKRVDVGIIDGAVNGVARAVAWGAWFMRLLQSGQTQHYALGMALGVAVILTVFLLY; encoded by the coding sequence ATGACGTATGAATTGATTCCTCTCTTTCCGCTGGCCTCGTTTCTGATCTTGGGGCTCGGTGGACAGTGGATCAAAGACAAGGCGCATCTCGTGGCGGTGCCGGCCGTTGCGCTTTCCTTTGTGCTGTCGTTACTGGCGTTTTTCGATGTAGCCGGCGGACACCATACGACCCTTCGCCTGTATACCTGGCTGACCTCAGGCACGCTCGATATCCATATCGGATTGACGGTAGACCGGTTGACCGTCGTCATGCTGCTGCTGGTCACCACGGTCAGTACACTCGTTCACATCTATACGATCGGTTACATGGCGGGCGAACCGGGTTATGCGCGCTTTTTCAGCTATATCGCCTTGTTTACGTTTTCGATGCTCATGCTGGTGCTGGCCGATAATTTCCTCCAACTCTTCGTGTTTTGGGAAGCGGTCGGTCTCTGTTCCTATCTCCTGATCGGCCACTGGTATGAACGGCCTTCAGCCTGCGCGGCTGCGACGAAGGCATTCATCGTCAACCGCGTGGGCGACTTTGGTTTTATCCTTGGCCTTCTGCTCGTCTGGACGACGTTGGGCTCGCTCGATTATTCCGACGTCTTTGCCAGAGCCCCGGAGGCGGCCGGTGCGACACTGAACGTCCTGAGCGCCTTGGGCGGCACGTGGGACGTTCCCGTTATGACGATGATCTGTCTTCTCCTGTTTACCGGAGCGGTCGGCAAATCGGCTCAAGTGCCTTTGCACGTCTGGCTCCCGGACGCCATGGAAGGCCCTACGCCGATCTCCGCGTTGATTCACGCCGCCACCATGGTCACCGCCGGCGTGTTCATGGTCGCGCGCCTCGCGCCTTTGTACAACCTGTCTCCTACGGCTATGACCGTGGTTGCCGTGGTCGGCGGGCTGACCATGGTATTGGGCGCCACCATCGCGCTCACCCAAACAGATATCAAGCGAGTGGTGGCCTATTCGACGATGAGCCAACTCGGCTACATGATGATGGCCTGCGGCCTCGGAGCCTATGCGGCCGGCATGTACCATTTGTTGACGCACGGAGCATTCAAGGCCCTCCTCTTCTTAGGATGCGGCTCGGTGATTCTCGCGCTCCACCACGAGCAGGACATGCGGCATATGGGCGGATTGAAAGACAAGCTTCCGGTCACGTATTGGACCTTCCTCGTCGGTTCCCTCGCCCTCGCCGGATTTCCCCTGACGGCCGGATTCTTCAGCAAGGACGACCTGCTCGTATCGACTTGGTCATCCGGGCCGCTCGGTCAGGTGCTCACGGTCTTCGGTCTGCTCACGGCGCTCATGACGGCGTTCTACAGTTTCCGCCTGGTCTTCGTCACCTTCTGGGGTTCTTCCCGTGTCGATCCCCATCACGCTGCACACGTCCATGAACAATCGCCGACCATTACCGTGCCGCTGATGATTCTCGCGGTGTTGAGCATCGTCACGGGGTACCTCGGCATTCCGTCTTTTCTCGAACCGATGTTTTCGTCCGGCGGTGAACAGGCGGCGCATCATGGAAGCGGCGCTGCCGGAGTCATGGCAGCGGCCACACTGATGGGCGTCCTCGGCATCGGGGGCGCCTATTATGCCTATGTGGTCAACCCTTCGCTGCCGGATACCCTCGCCCGCACGTGGCAGGCGGCGTATGAATTATCGTTCCACAAGTGGTATGTGGATGAACTCTACAGCCGCGTGATCGTCCGTCCGACCTTTCGCGCGGCAGGGGAACTCTGGAAACGGGTCGATGTCGGGATCATCGACGGGGCCGTGAACGGGGTGGCCCGCGCCGTCGCATGGGGCGCGTGGTTCATGCGGCTGCTGCAGAGCGGGCAAACACAGCATTACGCACTGGGCATGGCCCTCGGCGTGGCCGTCATTCTGACCGTGTTTTTACTCTATTGA
- the nuoG gene encoding NADH-quinone oxidoreductase subunit NuoG, with amino-acid sequence MAETTTDTVRLTIDGISVTVPKGTLVIEAARRVGVMIPHFCYHPKLKPDANCRMCLVEIEKMPKLQTSCSTVASDGMAVRTATSVVNDAHKSVLEFILANHPLDCPVCDQGGRCDLQDFSHEYTATAGRFAETKRIFQKEYFSPLIETQMNRCVQCLRCVRYCDEVMDVKALAPSGRGTMTEIKSFSTHPLDCEFCGGCVQICPVGAITSRLSMYEYRPWMLKRADTICQYCGDGCQITVQTKGQLLVEVNSAHGAGRNNGDLCPRGFFGYHAATHPDRITKPLIRRNGTLVESTWEEALQFAADEIGRLKAAHGSQAFGGLISGRCTNEDLYLFQKFMRLVVGTNNLDSSARYGQINGVQAMRRVQGTHRWTVSLEDLSHADTLLLIGTNITETNPIAGLRVKEAVKKHGATLCTIDSMVPAVGTISNIANLSHHHVCVQPPQLGSAVLGLIKAVIDHNGVDPTVRSQAAGYVEALTQAAGALSWTDISSVTGASQEQFMAIAQQVLKGRRVVVLAGQELLRSSGGYSSCVNLLDLLLLLGKLTSPGCGLATLAEENNDQGAAEMGALAELLPGPRDCSDSESRNRIGQAWKAAIPAERGATLVEMIEQATRGSLKAMIIVGENPLGSLPAQLGAAQAIGQLEFLLCQELFLTETALQAHVVLPASSSMEKAGTFTNQEGHAQSVRPAIEPVGDSRPDWEILSVLSVLLGTPLEYAEAKDVLKEIRSIIPGYGSLGPAPVPPKADQSTIARYLTEGYRLDLDRRYTLAPRTGQAEGTVDLGIVQSLFHSGKLSTRAKGLLQVESSGSLRMSAADADACMLKNGDRVRLSNGRGSFTTTVKLTDRVPRGTVWFPDHFAQQAMDLFECTIDAVTRVPSFRNTSVSIVKIP; translated from the coding sequence ATGGCGGAGACGACGACAGACACCGTCCGTTTGACCATCGACGGCATCTCAGTCACCGTGCCCAAGGGCACGCTGGTAATTGAAGCTGCCCGGCGGGTCGGTGTGATGATTCCACACTTCTGCTATCACCCCAAGCTCAAGCCCGACGCCAATTGCCGTATGTGTCTGGTGGAAATCGAAAAGATGCCGAAACTCCAGACGTCCTGCAGCACGGTCGCATCGGACGGCATGGCGGTGCGCACCGCGACGAGCGTGGTCAATGACGCGCATAAGTCCGTGCTGGAATTCATTCTGGCGAATCACCCGCTCGACTGTCCCGTCTGTGACCAGGGCGGCCGCTGCGACCTTCAGGATTTTTCACATGAATATACCGCGACCGCTGGCCGCTTCGCCGAGACCAAACGCATTTTCCAGAAAGAATACTTCAGCCCGCTCATTGAGACGCAGATGAACCGGTGCGTGCAGTGCCTGCGATGCGTTCGCTATTGCGACGAAGTGATGGACGTCAAAGCGCTGGCCCCGTCCGGGCGTGGAACCATGACGGAGATCAAATCGTTCAGCACGCATCCGCTGGACTGCGAATTCTGCGGCGGGTGCGTCCAGATCTGTCCCGTGGGCGCAATCACCAGTCGTCTCTCCATGTATGAGTACCGTCCGTGGATGCTCAAGCGTGCCGACACGATCTGCCAGTATTGCGGCGACGGCTGCCAGATCACCGTGCAAACCAAGGGTCAATTACTGGTCGAAGTGAATTCCGCCCACGGCGCCGGCCGAAACAACGGTGATCTCTGTCCCAGAGGGTTTTTCGGCTATCATGCCGCCACGCATCCGGACCGTATCACGAAACCGCTGATCAGGCGCAACGGCACGCTCGTGGAATCGACATGGGAAGAAGCGCTCCAATTCGCCGCCGATGAAATCGGACGCCTCAAAGCCGCGCATGGCTCGCAGGCCTTCGGTGGGCTGATATCCGGCCGCTGTACGAACGAAGATCTGTATCTCTTCCAGAAATTCATGCGGCTGGTCGTGGGCACCAACAACCTCGACAGCAGCGCCCGATACGGGCAGATCAACGGTGTACAGGCTATGCGTCGGGTGCAAGGCACGCACCGGTGGACCGTGAGTCTTGAAGATCTGAGCCACGCCGATACGTTGCTCCTGATCGGAACCAACATTACCGAAACCAATCCCATCGCCGGACTGAGAGTCAAAGAGGCCGTCAAGAAACACGGCGCCACCCTTTGCACGATCGATTCAATGGTTCCGGCTGTCGGGACGATCAGCAACATCGCCAATCTGTCCCACCATCATGTCTGTGTGCAGCCGCCTCAATTGGGTAGTGCGGTACTGGGACTGATCAAGGCGGTGATCGATCACAACGGGGTCGATCCAACAGTCCGTTCGCAAGCGGCCGGCTACGTCGAAGCGTTGACCCAAGCGGCGGGGGCGCTTTCCTGGACCGACATCTCGTCCGTGACCGGCGCGTCGCAGGAACAATTCATGGCGATCGCGCAGCAAGTCCTCAAAGGTCGCCGTGTGGTCGTACTGGCGGGGCAGGAACTCTTGAGAAGCTCAGGAGGCTATTCCAGCTGCGTGAACCTATTGGATCTCCTGCTGCTGCTCGGCAAATTGACGTCGCCGGGATGCGGCCTGGCCACGCTCGCCGAGGAGAACAACGATCAGGGAGCTGCAGAAATGGGCGCCCTGGCGGAACTCCTTCCCGGGCCCAGAGACTGTTCCGATTCGGAATCCCGGAACAGGATCGGGCAAGCCTGGAAAGCGGCCATTCCAGCCGAACGGGGCGCAACGCTCGTGGAGATGATCGAACAGGCGACAAGAGGTTCGTTGAAAGCGATGATCATCGTCGGCGAGAATCCGCTCGGCAGCCTTCCCGCGCAACTGGGAGCGGCGCAAGCGATCGGCCAACTGGAATTTCTCCTCTGCCAGGAACTCTTTCTGACGGAAACAGCCCTGCAGGCGCACGTTGTGCTGCCCGCGTCTTCTTCGATGGAAAAAGCCGGCACGTTTACCAACCAGGAAGGTCACGCGCAGTCCGTGCGGCCGGCAATCGAACCGGTCGGAGACAGCCGGCCGGATTGGGAGATTCTCTCCGTTCTGTCCGTATTGCTGGGCACACCGCTCGAATATGCGGAGGCCAAAGACGTCTTGAAGGAAATCCGGAGCATCATTCCCGGATATGGATCATTGGGACCGGCGCCGGTCCCTCCCAAGGCGGATCAATCGACAATCGCACGATATCTCACAGAGGGATATCGACTCGACCTGGACAGACGGTATACTCTGGCCCCGCGCACAGGACAGGCAGAAGGCACGGTCGACCTCGGCATCGTTCAAAGTCTCTTTCACTCGGGAAAGCTTTCAACCCGGGCCAAAGGACTGCTACAAGTCGAAAGCTCGGGCTCGTTGCGCATGAGCGCCGCCGACGCGGATGCGTGCATGTTGAAGAACGGCGATCGCGTCAGGTTGTCCAATGGGCGCGGCAGTTTTACGACGACGGTGAAGCTGACGGACCGGGTGCCCCGGGGCACCGTCTGGTTCCCCGATCACTTTGCCCAACAGGCCATGGATCTGTTCGAGTGCACGATCGACGCGGTCACGCGGGTCCCGTCGTTCAGAAACACGTCTGTCTCGATCGTCAAAATTCCTTGA
- a CDS encoding NADH-quinone oxidoreductase subunit M, translating to MSSTGFPWLTVLIFLPLAGAAAIACAKESSARWIALGVTIADLVLAIPLWWLFDAHSSQMQFVEHVAWIKTPPIHYSLGLDGISLPLVLMTAALMPLCVLVSWTAITVSVRSFMAVLLVMETAMLGVFAALDFVLFYVFWEAMLIPMYLLIGVWGGPNRLYAAIKFFLYTLAGSILLLVAILVLYFYGGRTFDILALSQVTYPGPLQTWLFLAFFAAFAVKVPMFPFHTWLPDAHVEAPTAGSVILASVLLKMGTYGFLRFSLPMLPDASRVMTPVMALLSIVAIIYGAYMALAQTDLKKLIAYSSVSHMGFVTLGLFVLNQQGIEGAVMQMINHGITTGGLFLCVGIIYERTHSRLIADNTGLANPMPRYATFLVIFSLSSLGLPATNSFVGEFLVLVGTFLWSKAAAAVASLGVILAASYMLWMIQRVAFGVPSPGHLPKLTDLNHRELGILAPLVILVFWIGLYPNPVLLRMHASVDKTLEAMARAKVAPTTHPSAGVPVSALVSPPAMHLEGERLP from the coding sequence ATGTCTTCGACCGGCTTTCCATGGCTCACGGTTCTGATCTTCCTTCCGCTCGCGGGAGCCGCAGCGATCGCTTGTGCCAAAGAATCGTCCGCTCGCTGGATCGCCCTCGGCGTGACGATTGCCGATCTGGTCCTGGCAATCCCGCTGTGGTGGCTTTTCGACGCGCACTCCAGTCAAATGCAGTTCGTCGAACATGTCGCCTGGATCAAGACTCCGCCCATCCATTACAGCCTGGGGTTGGATGGGATCAGTCTTCCGCTGGTGCTCATGACGGCCGCCCTCATGCCTTTGTGCGTTTTGGTCTCCTGGACGGCGATTACGGTCAGCGTCCGAAGTTTCATGGCGGTGCTGCTGGTCATGGAAACCGCTATGTTGGGGGTATTCGCCGCGTTGGACTTCGTGCTCTTTTATGTCTTTTGGGAAGCGATGCTGATACCGATGTATCTTCTGATCGGTGTCTGGGGAGGACCGAACCGGTTGTATGCAGCGATTAAATTTTTCCTGTATACGCTCGCAGGAAGTATCTTGCTGCTCGTGGCCATTCTGGTGCTGTATTTCTATGGCGGCCGGACGTTCGACATCCTTGCGTTAAGCCAGGTGACCTATCCGGGCCCGCTTCAGACCTGGTTGTTCCTTGCCTTTTTCGCCGCGTTTGCCGTGAAAGTCCCGATGTTTCCCTTCCACACCTGGTTGCCCGACGCTCACGTGGAGGCGCCGACTGCCGGCAGCGTCATTCTCGCCAGCGTGCTCCTCAAGATGGGCACATACGGATTCCTGCGATTCAGCCTGCCGATGCTCCCGGATGCCAGCCGGGTCATGACCCCGGTGATGGCGCTGCTCTCGATCGTCGCGATCATCTACGGAGCGTACATGGCCTTGGCGCAGACGGATCTCAAGAAGCTGATCGCCTACTCGAGCGTCAGCCATATGGGATTCGTCACGCTTGGTCTATTCGTGCTGAACCAGCAGGGGATCGAGGGCGCCGTGATGCAAATGATCAATCACGGGATCACCACCGGAGGGCTGTTTCTGTGTGTCGGGATCATCTATGAACGCACGCACAGCCGCCTGATCGCCGACAATACGGGCCTCGCGAATCCGATGCCGCGCTACGCCACGTTTCTAGTGATTTTCTCACTGTCGTCTCTCGGCCTCCCCGCCACCAACAGCTTTGTCGGAGAATTTTTGGTCCTGGTCGGCACGTTCCTGTGGAGCAAGGCGGCGGCGGCCGTTGCCTCTCTCGGGGTGATCCTCGCTGCGTCCTACATGCTGTGGATGATCCAACGCGTCGCATTCGGCGTCCCGTCTCCCGGCCATCTGCCCAAATTGACCGATTTGAATCATCGTGAACTGGGCATCCTCGCGCCCCTCGTGATTCTGGTCTTTTGGATCGGCCTGTACCCGAACCCGGTCCTTCTCCGCATGCACGCCAGCGTTGATAAGACCCTTGAGGCCATGGCCAGGGCCAAAGTCGCTCCGACGACGCATCCATCTGCCGGAGTTCCGGTCTCCGCGCTCGTCTCTCCACCGGCGATGCATTTGGAAGGAGAACGGTTGCCATGA
- the nuoE gene encoding NADH-quinone oxidoreductase subunit NuoE — protein sequence MLREKYQKEIDDILMRYPVKRSALIPLLYLAQREQGYVTEAAMIEIAGLLTLTPPQVYETATFYTMLNLKKVGRYHIQVCKSLMCALVGSDTVVGWLKHKLGIGPGETTTDGLFTLSTVECLAACGTGPMMQINDDYYERLTEDRVDRILADLRTAGTSPLKSGPYMWPEPAAQD from the coding sequence GTGCTAAGAGAGAAATATCAGAAAGAAATCGACGATATCCTCATGAGATACCCGGTCAAGCGGTCCGCCCTCATTCCGCTGCTGTATCTGGCTCAGCGCGAGCAGGGGTATGTGACAGAAGCGGCCATGATCGAAATAGCGGGGCTGCTGACCCTGACGCCGCCGCAGGTCTATGAAACCGCTACATTCTATACGATGCTCAACCTCAAGAAAGTGGGCAGATACCACATTCAGGTGTGCAAATCGCTCATGTGCGCTCTGGTGGGCTCTGATACGGTGGTCGGGTGGCTGAAGCACAAACTCGGGATCGGCCCGGGCGAGACGACGACGGACGGACTCTTCACATTGAGCACCGTCGAATGCCTCGCCGCCTGCGGCACCGGCCCCATGATGCAAATCAACGATGACTATTACGAGCGGTTGACGGAGGACCGCGTGGACAGAATTCTCGCGGACCTGAGGACCGCCGGCACGAGCCCTTTGAAAAGCGGTCCCTACATGTGGCCCGAACCGGCCGCACAAGATTGA